The following coding sequences are from one Schizosaccharomyces osmophilus chromosome 1, complete sequence window:
- the zas1 gene encoding transcription regulator Zas1, which produces MSNEDSFAGKPSRKRSRAHQIGDPRFYCTYLDCPKSFTRKEHLRRHERTHENLKTFTCSFCHRAFARSDVLHRHVQQMHIQKQGLYEKLLPSPSSSHLFSKEFHDVTPNASHNPSVNPNLVQVSASMIQPSQPNPIASRPGHVNPPATSSIVPTQALPSSPSKVFEKPDILVNNPDANFFHDHANSSLNVDLASFSSPPPSSLSVKIPAQRPVPIPQQMDPSLVPNPRTSSSLYEEFFQLDSTPDGCTRLDLFHDSLCVLKNRSFASSTKTMDDNLRWFFSCSNKNKKRQRFESSSPLQSPADSTLSQDDAFPNLNRTFLNYYFTATGPMYVAQKCPLFVHANLLGYLKNHHMLSTDYLNIVTAESISIWVNAYWSYFHIRWPILHRGTFQISQTPLELLLAMITLGMHFTNNPSDRLLAIEIHSRLRFFVYEKEEFLPPIPLWVFQMLLLIQIFEMLTSTVQQHRLSQLFHPVLIEALRQANPEEALTVHSETFSVDSNSSLQYWHKWITRESVKRLIFGCFSLDAICVLIFGNQPLLCVTDVALPLFADEHHWEAENFEVWASQKPLDEPPTILHVLRAFIQNETLSFMESPWNMLLILHGLVSVDVSVKQKKFVPGLKLSKREIDNWCNIIYETYKRWYSKFNEEFIQTGTLPAKHPFVKECFALYHLAAFYSKTKITYIQSYANSISSKYKEFESVKYNVPMKYIDLWANTENAKISICHAIDVMEMMIHEDLNASTPFTTLLYYPWSFYIAALVLWSFGYSKTKQSVKLDFTKSYRSQSTTYIAKMRHLLYEDGSDDTDTIYSKTQPILHMTLRLLEAYPWQILRTNMETIRSLLSDL; this is translated from the exons ATGTCCAACGAGGATTCATTTGCTGGAAAACCTTCTAGGAAGCGCTCACGGGCTCACCAAATTGGAGACCCGAGGTTTTATTGCACTTACCTTGATTGCCCAAAGTCTTTCACAAGAAAGGAACATTTGCGGCGCCATGAACGAACTC AtgaaaacttgaaaactTTTACGTGCTCGTTTTGTCATCGTGCATTCGCAAGAAGTGATGTCCTACATCGCCATGTACAACAAATGCATATACAAAAGCAAGGCCTTTATGAAAAGT TGCTTCCTTCTCCTTCATCATCccatttattttctaaGGAATTTCACGATGTAACTCCCAATGCCTCTCACAATCCTTCTGTGAACCCAAATTTGGTCCAAGTGTCTGCAAGTATGATACAGCCTTCCCAGCCAAATCCCATTGCAAGCCGTCCTGGGCATGTAAATCCACCGGCTACTTCTTCCATCGTTCCTACCCAAGCTCTTCCGTCCTCTCCttccaaagtttttgaaaaacccGATATTTTAGTTAATAATCCTGATGCAAACTTCTTTCATGATCATGCTAATAGCAGTTTAAACGTCGAtttagcttctttttcatcacCTCCTCCATCCTCTTTGAGTGTAAAAATCCCTGCTCAACGGCCGGTTCCCATACCCCAACAAATGGATCCTTCTCTAGTTCCAAACCCCCGTACTTCATCTTCCCTTTATGAAGAGTTTTTCCAATTAGATTCTACTCCCGATGGTTGCACACGCTTGGATCTATTTCATGATTCTCTTTgtgttttaaaaaacagATCATTCGCAAGTTCCACAAAAACAATGGATGATAATTTGCGTTGGTTTTTTTCATGCtctaataaaaataagaaaaggCAGCGATTCGAGTCTTCGTCTCCATTACAATCACCTGCCGATTCCACTTTGAGCCAGGATGACGCGTTTCCCAACTTGAATAGGACATTCTTAAATTATTACTTTACGGCTACT GGCCCTATGTACGTGGCTCAAAAGTGCCCTCTATTTGTGCATGCCAATCTTTTGGGATACTTAAAA AATCATCACATGCTATCTACCGATTATTTAAACATAGTTACTGCAGAGTCGATTAGTATATGGGTGAATGCCTATTGGTCTTATTTTCATATCCGCTGGCCAATCCTACACAGAGGCACTTTTCAAATATCCCAAACTCCTTTGGAATTACTTTTGGCTATGATTACCCTAGGCATGCATTTTACGAATAATCCTTCAGATCGTCTTCTTGCTATTGAAATTCATTCTAGGCttcgtttttttgtttatgagAAGGAAGAGTTTCTTCCACCTATACCTTTGTGGGTCTTTCAGATGCTGTTGTtaatccaaatttttgaaatgctAACAAGTACGGTTCAACAACACCGCTTGTCTCAGCTATTTCATCCCGTGTTAATTGAG GCTTTGCGTCAGGCAAACCCAGAAGAAGCATTAACTGTTCACTCCGAAACCTTTAGTGTTGACTCAAATTCCTCTTTACAGTATTGGCATAAGTGGATTACCAGGGAATCTGTCAAACG GTtaatttttggttgcttttctttagaCGCCATATGCGTCCtcatttttggaaatcaGCCTTTATTATGTGTAACGGACGTGGCATTGCCATTATTTGCTGATGAACACCACTGGGAAGCAGAAAATTTTGAGGTCTGGGCGAGCCAAAAGCCATTAGATGAACCGCCTACAATTTTGCATGTTCTCAGAGCCTTCATTCAGAATGAAACGTTGTCGTTCATGGAATCTCCTTGGAATATGCTATTGATTTTACATGGCTTGGTGTCTGTGGATGTATcagtaaaacaaaagaagtttG TACCCGGACTCAAGCTAAGCAAGCGTGAAATTGATAACTGGTGtaatattatttatgaaaCTTATAAGCGATGGTATTCGaaatttaatgaagaaTTCATTCAAACAGGAACGCTGCCAGCTAAGCATCCATTCGTCAAAGAATGTTTTGCACTGTACCATTTAGCAGCTTTTTACtcaaaaactaaaatcACTTATATCCAATCCTACGCTAActctatttcttcaaaatataaagaatttGAGTCTGTCAAATACAACGTTCCGATGAAATACATAGATCTTTGGGCAAACACTGAAAATGCTAAAATCTCGATTTGCCATGCTATTGATGTGATGGAAATGATGATTCATGAGGATTTGAATGCGAGCACACCGTTTACTACTCTTTTATATTATCCGTGGTCATTTTATATTGCAGCTCTCGTATTATGGAGCTTTGGGTATTCCAAAACTAAGCAGAGCGTTAAACTCgattttacaaaaagctaTCGGTCGCAAAGTACCACATACATTGCAAAGATGCGGCATTTATTGTATGAAGATGGAAGCGATGATACCGATACCATTTATAGCAAAACTCAACCTATTCTTCATATGACTTTGCGGTTGTTAGAGGCCTACCCATGGCAAATCT TACGGACTAATATGGAAACTATTCGATCATTACTTTCAGATCTATGA
- the guk1 gene encoding guanylate kinase Guk1, with protein sequence MTVETYHLAYSPVVVFGPSGVGKSTLLKRLLSLHGDKLGFSVSHTTRSPRSGEQEGIDYHYVSKDEFRKLVAENKFVEWAEFSGNMYGTSIMAIKDLENGNKKAILDIDLQGVLQVKKSAIKARYAFLAPPSIEQLEARLRGRGTESEESVLLRLERALKEVEYSKQPGNFETLIVNDDLEKAYKELEEFCLSDS encoded by the coding sequence atgACAGTTGAAACTTACCATTTGGCTTATTCACCTGTTGTTGTCTTTGGCCCCTCCGGAGTTGGTAAATCAACCTTGTTGAAGCGACTTTTGTCGTTACACGGAGACAAGCTAGGTTTCAGTGTGTCCCATACAACTAGAAGCCCCCGTTCTGGCGAGCAAGAAGGTATAGACTACCATTATGTTAGCAAGGATGAGTTCCGAAAACTAGTTGCTGAAAATAAGTTTGTTGAATGGGCCGAGTTTTCCGGAAATATGTACGGTACCTCCATAATGGCCATCAAAGACCTcgaaaatggaaacaaaaaagctATTTTAGACATTGATTTGCAGGGTGTTTTGCAGGTTAAGAAGAGTGCCATCAAGGCACGTTACGCATTTTTGGCACCCCCCAGTATTGAGCAATTAGAGGCTCGCTTGCGCGGTCGTGGTACTGAAAGTGAAGAGTCTGTTTTATTGCGTTTGGAACGTGCTTTGAAAGAGGTTGAATACAGTAAACAGCCTGGTAATTTTGAGACCCTTATTGTTAATGATGACCTAGAAAAGGCATACAAGGAACTTGAGGAATTCTGCCTTTCTGATTCTTAA